In one window of Mobiluncus massiliensis DNA:
- a CDS encoding ABC transporter substrate-binding protein has product MKRIIAAAAISALTLVGMTACTQPSSGPTGGGNTATGDTIKIGVNYELSGAVATYGKQNVDGIQLAVDEINAQGGVNGKKIEIVKYDSKSEPAEATTLATKLMSQDKVLAMIGPATSGSFKAVIPAGNQNKVPVISGSATADDVTVTGGKLQEFAFRTCFSDSYQGGVMAKYAAEKLGAKTAVIMGDTSSDYAKGLAKNFKENFTKSGGSVVAEEGYVAGDTDFKATLTNIKGKDFDVLYIPGYYQEVGLIIKQARELGIDAKILGGDGFDSPTLLELAGASALNNVYFTSHYSALDTSNTKLQDFIKTYKDKFGEDPSSFNALGYDTAYFVAKAIGEAKELNGPAIAEAMANAKGFEGVTGSFDMDPKTHDPIKTAVVVSLKDGVQDSAEAYALK; this is encoded by the coding sequence ATGAAACGCATAATTGCAGCTGCTGCAATTTCAGCACTAACCTTGGTCGGCATGACGGCCTGCACTCAGCCCAGCTCAGGACCCACCGGCGGCGGTAACACTGCCACTGGAGACACAATCAAAATCGGCGTGAACTACGAGCTTTCCGGTGCGGTAGCCACCTACGGTAAACAAAATGTTGACGGCATCCAACTGGCAGTTGATGAAATCAACGCCCAGGGCGGTGTCAACGGAAAAAAGATTGAAATTGTGAAATACGATTCCAAGTCAGAGCCGGCCGAAGCCACTACTCTGGCCACCAAGTTGATGAGCCAGGACAAGGTCCTCGCCATGATTGGTCCGGCTACCTCCGGTTCTTTCAAAGCAGTCATCCCCGCCGGTAACCAGAATAAAGTTCCGGTCATTTCCGGATCAGCCACTGCGGATGACGTGACCGTCACCGGCGGCAAGCTCCAAGAATTTGCTTTCCGCACCTGCTTTTCCGATTCCTACCAGGGCGGCGTGATGGCGAAATACGCCGCTGAAAAGTTGGGTGCCAAGACCGCAGTCATCATGGGAGACACCTCCTCTGACTACGCGAAAGGCCTGGCCAAGAACTTTAAGGAAAACTTCACCAAATCCGGCGGTTCAGTCGTGGCGGAAGAAGGCTACGTGGCTGGTGACACCGATTTCAAGGCGACCTTGACCAACATCAAGGGCAAGGATTTCGATGTGCTTTATATCCCCGGCTACTACCAGGAAGTCGGCCTCATCATCAAGCAAGCCCGCGAGCTGGGCATTGACGCCAAGATTCTGGGAGGTGACGGCTTTGACTCCCCCACCCTGCTGGAACTGGCCGGTGCCTCGGCGTTGAACAACGTGTACTTCACGTCGCACTACTCGGCTTTGGATACTTCTAATACGAAACTGCAAGACTTCATCAAGACCTACAAGGATAAGTTCGGCGAGGATCCGTCCTCGTTCAACGCCTTGGGCTACGACACGGCTTACTTCGTGGCCAAGGCGATTGGTGAAGCGAAAGAGTTGAACGGTCCGGCTATTGCCGAAGCGATGGCTAACGCTAAGGGCTTCGAGGGCGTGACCGGTTCTTTCGATATGGATCCCAAGACTCATGACCCGATTAAGACGGCGGTCGTGGTTTCCCTGAAGGACGGTGTCCAGGACTCCGCTGAGGCCTACGCCCTGAAGTAA